Proteins encoded together in one Halomarina salina window:
- a CDS encoding cupin has protein sequence MAYKTAGIGETRSVIEDEGGEMWPLRELLGCERLSVSVVELAPGRRGTEYDHAGCDCESVYLAVQGAVDVDCLLPSGAVESLTLEEYEAVSIPPEQSRQLVNRSDGTVRVVVASTV, from the coding sequence ATGGCGTACAAGACCGCTGGAATCGGGGAGACGCGGTCGGTCATCGAGGACGAAGGCGGGGAGATGTGGCCGCTGCGCGAACTGCTCGGCTGCGAGCGGTTGAGCGTCTCCGTCGTCGAACTCGCGCCCGGCCGCCGCGGAACCGAGTACGACCACGCTGGCTGTGACTGCGAGTCGGTGTATCTCGCGGTGCAGGGGGCGGTGGACGTCGACTGCCTGCTCCCGTCGGGTGCGGTCGAGTCGCTCACGCTGGAGGAGTACGAGGCGGTCAGCATCCCGCCCGAACAGTCGCGGCAACTCGTCAACCGGAGCGACGGGACGGTCCGGGTCGTCGTCGCGAGTACGGTCTGA
- the thyA gene encoding thymidylate synthase has protein sequence MHAYLDLVRRVLETGGYKPNRTGVDTVSAFGQHYRVDLQEGFPLLTTKRLSDFRWNSLVHELLWYLSGEEHIRTLREETGIWNAWADDDGRLDTAYGRFWRRYPVPDSGLDGESWPDDAHRWTQEDEGGRTFDQLQYVLDTLRENPNSRRMVVNAWHPANAAVSTLPPCHYTFVFNVQGDRLNCHLTQRSGDVALGVPFNVAAYALLTHAVAQQTGFEVGEFSHSVVDAHVYCGEGDRGAWYDDNLDELQSRLRAVENRSEYERVREWVEETAPAEAEDRERYDHVPGLLTQLSREPRERPRVEVADVPLDELTFEDIRLHDYDPADGIRFAVAE, from the coding sequence ATGCACGCCTACCTCGACCTCGTCCGTCGCGTCCTCGAAACCGGGGGGTACAAACCCAATCGGACGGGCGTGGACACCGTCTCCGCGTTCGGCCAGCACTACCGCGTCGACCTTCAGGAGGGGTTCCCCCTGCTGACGACGAAACGGCTCTCGGACTTCCGCTGGAACTCGCTGGTCCACGAACTGCTCTGGTACCTCTCGGGGGAGGAGCACATCCGCACCCTCCGCGAGGAGACGGGCATCTGGAACGCGTGGGCCGACGACGACGGGCGACTCGACACCGCCTACGGCCGGTTCTGGCGGCGCTACCCGGTCCCCGACTCCGGTCTCGACGGCGAGTCCTGGCCCGACGACGCCCACCGCTGGACGCAGGAGGACGAGGGCGGCCGGACGTTCGACCAGTTGCAGTACGTCCTCGACACGCTCCGCGAGAACCCCAACTCCCGGCGGATGGTCGTCAACGCGTGGCACCCCGCCAACGCGGCCGTCTCGACGCTCCCGCCGTGTCACTACACGTTCGTCTTCAACGTCCAGGGCGACCGACTGAACTGCCACCTCACCCAGCGCTCGGGCGACGTGGCCCTCGGCGTCCCGTTCAACGTCGCCGCGTACGCCCTCCTCACGCACGCCGTCGCCCAGCAGACCGGGTTCGAGGTCGGCGAGTTCAGCCACAGCGTCGTCGACGCCCACGTCTACTGCGGCGAGGGCGACCGCGGCGCGTGGTACGACGACAACCTCGACGAGTTGCAGTCGCGCCTCCGGGCAGTCGAGAACCGCAGCGAGTACGAGCGGGTCCGCGAGTGGGTCGAGGAGACCGCACCGGCCGAGGCCGAGGACCGCGAGCGCTACGACCACGTCCCCGGACTGCTGACGCAACTCTCGCGCGAGCCACGCGAACGCCCACGCGTCGAGGTGGCGGACGTGCCGCTCGACGAGTTGACGTTCGAGGACATCCGGTTGCACGACTACGACCCGGCCGACGGTATCCGGTTCGCCGTGGCAGAGTGA
- a CDS encoding dihydrofolate reductase has translation MADESAPATDERVTITLVAAVAANGVIGRDGGMPWHLPEDMAHFKETTAGHPVVMGRLTYESIVADLGGPLPDRTNVVLTSQGVDADAENVAQVGSVEEAVAVAAADAGERGVETVYVVGGETVYEQILPHADRLVLTELDDEYEGDTRFPEWNREAFTEVDRDVRDGFAFVTYERVAEK, from the coding sequence GTGGCGGACGAATCGGCACCCGCGACGGACGAGCGGGTCACCATCACGCTCGTCGCTGCCGTCGCCGCCAACGGCGTCATCGGGCGCGACGGCGGGATGCCATGGCACCTGCCCGAGGACATGGCGCACTTCAAGGAGACGACGGCGGGCCACCCGGTCGTGATGGGTCGCCTGACCTACGAGTCCATCGTCGCGGACCTGGGCGGTCCGCTGCCCGACCGGACGAACGTGGTTCTCACGTCGCAGGGCGTCGACGCGGACGCCGAGAACGTCGCGCAGGTCGGGAGCGTCGAGGAAGCTGTGGCGGTCGCTGCCGCCGACGCTGGTGAGCGTGGCGTCGAGACGGTGTACGTCGTCGGTGGCGAGACGGTGTACGAGCAGATCCTGCCCCACGCCGACCGACTCGTGCTGACCGAACTCGACGACGAGTACGAGGGCGACACGCGCTTCCCCGAGTGGAACCGGGAGGCGTTCACCGAGGTCGACCGAGACGTACGCGACGGGTTCGCGTTCGTCACGTACGAGCGCGTCGCGGAGAAGTGA